The sequence TATGGTACTTAACAAGATCAGGGAATATAATTATACATAGTAACTTAAACAGGGGGCTGGAGTGATGatcaaaacttgaaaaagtaaCTGATAACTCGAACAGCCTTTTTTTGAAGAATATAGACTGGTCGAAGAGTAGTGTTAGCAATTAATCCAGAAATTAGAAAAGGATAAATAAGTGTATAATATACGCTTTTCAAAATGTCTTTACTAATATAATAGCGAATTTTACTGAGAATACCAATTCCTCTTCTAACCTTTTTCAGAACACAAGCAACTTGCTTTTTCCAACTTAGGTTAGAATCAATCATGAGCCCCAAATATTTAATACAGTACTCTCTTTTAAGCTGATGATTATAGTAAGACTTAGAGAAAAACTAAATCTTTGAATATTTCTTTGTGgaggatgaaacaaaacataattTAATTTACCATAGGAAAGTATTGGTTTCGGTAATTTTTTAGCAATAGTTTCAGCTCACCATTTGCTTCAAGCAACCGGTCCCTGAACTTTAGTTATAACAAACGTGGGGCCACCTCCCTCTGTTTCAACGCGAACGCAATAGCTAGATCTCTAGTTAAGGGATTAGTAGtttatttctgttttattttctgcTGTGAAATAATCCCAAATATAATGGCAACATTGTCTTCAAGTTTCCTTTGCAAATACTCACAAAATCGTCAGAAGAGGACTCTGACCCctcaaaaatatcattaaaaCCAACAAAATGTCTTGCACGTTCTCCGTCTACGGAGCTCGAGAAACCGTCGACTGTCAATTATTCATTGAAGGCCTAAACTCATACTCAGGACTTCTCCATCTAGCGATTTAAACTCTCGTTTgagagaaattgaaaactcgTTAGCGAGAACTCACACCTTGTTAGAAATTACTCCACACTCAATCAGAAAAACTCGACCCCGGGCAAAGAGTACTTGCATTTGACTTTTCTTTTTGAACCTCAACTATAGTTCCACGCGTTTGAGGAGTTCGTTttaaacgttggccgtgtagcactgatatTAGGATCATCTCAGTAGTTCTTAAGagtaagttgcagtgctgagaAATTCACATGTTATCCCATCCAAACGTTAGCTCTAGAAAGGGAAATGAACCCACAAAAGGGCAggggaaaactctgaccagagtgggattcgaacccgcaACCCTCGGATTGTGATCACCGTTTCTCCATCACGTGAGCTAAACTGTGAGCTAGGCTGTTGGTGTTAGagggatttctagtttctacagaaactgtggtgctgcgtcggtgggagagatcaaaacaaagatttggttttatcaaacgagtagataaaggttgaattaccaccttgAAAGGCTTAGacagctgacgtttcgaacgttagcccttcgtcagagcgaatgacgaatcAAGGGCTAACGGATGACGAAAGGCCCttcgaatgacgaagggctctgatgaagggctaacgctcgaaacgtcagctttctaaacctttcacggtggtaattcaacctttatcaactcgtttgataaaaccaaatttttgttgttggtatTAGAGGTCTTACTTCACGGCTTAGAAGCAAGTAACTGAGGGCTACGTATTAATCGTTGGCCCCTTACCACTGATATTGGAGTAATTAAGTAGTTTCTAAGGGTTAGTCGCAGTGCTGGGAAATTCCAAAGTTATCCCATCTGAGCCGTGAAATAAGATCTCTAtacccacgacctgctcccgttCTGGCCTTGTTGCTCCGCCGGTGAAGAAACAGTGATCAAAATCCGAAGGTgttgggttcgaatcccaccctggtcagagtttttctctgtcctcgtgtgggcccatttcccttcctaGGGCTAACACTCATATGGGATGATTTGGTAATTTCtcagcactgaaacttatataATTACCCTTAGAAATTACTTAGATCATACTTCTACGAAACTGAGCCTATACTTTCTGTTATTCGATATTGCTTACGAGAGTTACGCCCCTTTTGGCAGTAGCGGTTTTCCAATCATAAATCGTAGCTGCTTCTGAAATTCTTGAAAGAGCCTGTTTGGTTTAAGTATATTTCATTTGTAGGTCAAGATCCTTCCGTGTGCTTTGACGAGAACAAACTGTCTTCTCAAGAAATCAACAAACTGGGAAAGTATCCACGTGTTACAAGTAAGAAATAAGGATGTATTTAAAATTACGATCTTTCAAACCTTAAACGTGTTTCTAGAAAAAACAACAGCATGGAAATTGGTTATTAAGTGAAAGAGTCAGCTACCCAAAGCAAATACGCCAACAAGTAACTGAATGCTTGAAATCGACAGCTCGTCCCGCGACTTCGAGTGGAAAGcgaaaaacaaaagactaatCGAAAAAGCTAAATCATTCAAAGTAGAGAAACTAAAGGTGCAAATGATAATACATAAAAACGAGGAACCCTAATGGACAGGCTACAAAAGTGCAAATATATATGGCagtaagagaaaaaaagaacctACCACTGATAGAAAAGAAGCAGAGAAAACACGTTAACATCTTATACAAATCACTGATCATTTTTCGCGCAGAACCACAAATGCCACCTTTTGCACAACATAGGTATACTCCAAGaaacaaacagcaagaaaaTTAGCCCAAAGTTTCTGAACATGTATTCGAGATGTCCAAAAATGGACGACGTATGAAAAAGTACTGCGCGTCATTCCAACCGTTGGGTAACTCCGAGGGTCGTTCAATACTCCCGAACAGATATGACTCGTTAAAGTGCTCTAGTTTCGCTTTGCGAATTGTCGATTCGTCCGAGAAATCATCAGTTGTACTGACAACTCGTAATCGAGACGTGAATCTCTTTgttgtcatttaattttttctcgTGTTTAGGATTCCTTTCCATAGGAATTTCGTCAATCAAACGACCATTCGGGCAAAACTATTTGCCGGGGACCATTCAACTCCTCATTGGAAACCtaagtgaagaaaaaagaaaagagttgtACGTGGTGATATTCCTTGCTGACTTGAGTTACGCTCATAACTCTGCTGTTTCGAGGAACATTTCAATTGGATTCAAGACAGACATTGACAATGGTCTTCTTCACGCGATCTTTGCCCCCCAAGAGTACTATCCACGACTCACGAATTTAAAGGAGAAATTCGGCGACTCCAAGGAGAGAATATTCTGGCGTTCGAAGCTGGTGATAGATTTTTCGTTTCTGATGTGCTATTGTAAAGACTTGTCGCAGTATTATCTGCATTTAGAAGACGACGTCATTCCGGCCCCAAGCTTCTATCCAAAACTTAAAGATTTTATTGCGTCACAGAGAAAACAGTGGACGGTTCTTGATGTAGCTTTACAGGGAGCCATAGCTAAAGTTTACCAAAGCACTGACCTTGAACGTTTGGCTACTTTTCTCTATCTTATGTACGACGAATTGCCCGTGGATTGGTTGATTGGTAAATGGCGGAACATCAAAGACAGTGCAAACTTTTTTGCTCCAGCGTCGCTTTTTCAACACGGGGGAGATCATTCGTccctccttgaaaacaaagtatCTCACCTATTCAAGGAGGGATATTTCGACAAATACGACCAGAAGTATAAAGGCTTGAACCCTGTGGCTGTCGTCAAAGCTTCGATGCGGTACGATGACACGAAGACCAAACCGGAACTGGCCTATGGCAAGGGCCTTGGTTACTTCTGGGTTAAGGGAATAAAGAAAGGTGACTTCATAGATATTGAATTCACTTCTCCAACAGAGGTGCGTAAAGTATTTGTAGATACTGGCGCAAATTTTGCAGTCAAAGATCAGCTAAAACATGGAATTTTACAAGCCAGTTTTCAAAACGAAACGACGAAAGAAGCAGGCCACTCTGGCACGTGCAAAAATTTCCAAACCATCGGATACTTTCAACGagggaaggtagaggtcttcGTCGAAAGGAACAGAAATGTAAACTGTTTGAGAATTCTGGTAACGGGAGACCAAGACCAATGGCTGCTTGTCAGGGAGATAGACGTTTGGGACACTTAACTGAATAGATGCGAAGCActggggggggtgggggtcaAATTAATCACGTTGGCTGCTTGTCAGGGAGATAGACGTTTGGGACACTTAACTGAATAGATGCGAAGCACTGGGGGGGGTAGGGGGTTACATTAATCACGTTGGCTGCTTGTCAGGGAGATAGACGTTTGGGACACTTAACTGAATAGATGCGAAGCActgggggggggtgggggttaaATTAATCACCTTGGCTGCTTGTCAGGGAGATAGACGTTTGGGACACTTAACTGAATAGGTGCGAAGCACTGGGGGGGTAGTGGGGGTTACATTAATCACGTTGGCTGCTTGTCAGGGAGATAGACGTTTGGGACACTTAACTGAATAGATGCGAAGCActggggggggtgggggttacATTAATCACGTTGGCTGCTTGTCAGAGAGATAGACGTTTGGGACACTTAACTGAATAGATGCGAAGCActggggggggtgggggttaaTTTAATCACGTTGGCTGCTTGTCAGGGAGATAGACGTTTGGGACACTTAACTGAATAGATGCGAAGCactgggggggtgggggttaaATTAATCACGTTGGCTGCTTGTCAGGGAGATAGACGTTTGGGACACTTAACTGAATAGATGCGAAGCactgggggggtgggggttaaATTAATCACGTTGGCTGCTTGTCAGGGAGATAGACGTTTGGGACACTTAACTGAATAGATGCGAAGCActggggggggtgggggttaaATTAATCACGTTGGCTGCTTGACAGGGAGATAGACGTTTGGGACACTTAACTGAATAGATGCGAAGCACTGGGGGGGGTAGGGGGTTACATTAATCACGTTGGCTGCTTGTCAGGGAGATAGACGTTTGGGACACTTAACTGAATAGGTGCGAAGCactgggggggtgggggttacATTAATCACGTTGGCTGCTTGTCAGGGAGATAGACGTTTGGGACACTTAACTGAATAGATGCGAAGCactgggggggtgggggttaaATTAATCACGTTGGCTGCTTGTCAGGGAGATAGACGTTTGGGACACTTAACTGAATAGATGCGAAGCactgggggggtgggggttaaATTAATCACGTTGGCTGCTTGTCAGGGAGATAGACGTTTGGGACACTTAACTGAATAGATGCGAAGCActggggggggtgggggttaaATTAATCACGTTGGCTGCTTGACAGGGAGATAGACGTTTGGGACACTTAACTGAATAGATGCGAAGCACTGGGGGGGGTAGGGGGTTACATTAATCACGTTGGCTGCTTGTCAGGGAGATAGACGTTTGGGACACTTAACTGAATAGGTGCGAAGCACTGGGGGGGTAGGGGGTTACATTAATCACGTTTTGTCTTATTAGCATACGTTGTTGACTTCTGGAGGCGTCTTACTGTAAATAACTCATACAACTCTTCAAAATCAACTACTTTACTGATCTTACACCTGCTCAGTTTGAGGACGAGCGAGGTATTAGACATGAAACACTGAAAATTTTTTGTGCGCAGAAGCAATAAGAACACAGATCAGATTAGCACATTACTGAGTTTCGAGGTTGGAACAAAATTATAACTGGTGTATCGggctaaaaaaaattcagagaaaatGTCTTCATTAAGAGATAATTTAGGAATGACAATTCGATGCTAATGAGACAAAATTTGTAACCAATGATTCCCCTATGAGCAACCTCATACTATTTCAATTAGTAGTTGTGGCAGTAGTAACAACAGAACTAATAGTAGCGACCTTTGGATTAGAGTACAAGGACGACTATGACCACGAGTTTTCcatactgagcacgcgcttttttgaatgaaaaaaattgaaaattatacTTTATTTGTTAAGTTGCAGAAAGTATCCATACTCCTAACAGAGAAAATCATTTTCCTGAACTGTATATTTACCTTGGGTTATCACATGTTTTAGCACTGTCATcttcatttgttattttttcataTTCACTGTCAATTGTTTCTGGGTCCCATGTGGGGTCTTCATCAAAGAAGTCAGGAATGTTGGCTTCCTCATCTTCCTCATTTTCTTCATTGACTTCTAGATCCTCCTAAGTCGGTTGATCTTCAGAAACCACTGGGTCAGTTTGGACAGCTGACACATTAAAAGATAATGACTTTTACCACAACTTATAAAATTTATGATTACCTAAGTTTGCAAATTTTAGGCCTTATGAAGCTATGCCTTATTGTAATTTATGTTGTtaatcaggaaaaaaaacatgttatgtTGATTTAATCGATTATTGCAGTGATCTTATCAATGAACGCAGTTGAGGAGGAAAACTTTCTTGTGCATATACCGGTAACAGCTGTTAATATTGTCAGTATAATTTATTTGCATGCAATGATCCAAAATGTTGTCATATGTTCTCTAAAACACTGCATCATGTTGAAATAGATTAGAGGCCTTACCTGTTTTTACCATGAGTAGTCTGTTTTGCTCTTGAATTTGATGAAATGTTTGAACCCACTGTTCCTGGTTGTTGGCCAGTTTGTACTTGAGCtttgttatttttcctttcaagtgactaatttcattttttaatcTACTGCATGTTGTGCACTCACTTCTGCATTCTCGTTCACATGCCTGAAAAATAAATCTTGAAATTACTTTAAGACCAACAGATACTTTTACATGCATCCGCTGTTATGGTCATAATAAGAGTGGACCTAACACTGTGCCTATCTCCACTGGTTTTAAATCAAGAACCTTCGTGTCATCTCCAGGCTGCATGGTTGAGCCCACCACCAGTACCTCACCCCCTAGCAGTGATCGACCATCCTGTGTCTTCTCAGCTCTCTCCTTCAATCCTCTATCCTCTTCTATAGCTTCATTCCCTTCTGCATAACTAATCTCTTCTTGTTCCCGTCTGAATGAATCCATAGAGAGCTTAatcaaggacgacggcaacggcaacgacgacccCACAAAAcaatgctctgattggttgaatgaggaaatataGTCGCGCTGCACGTGCGGTATGCACTTTAATTCAATTAGTTGACATAGTCTGCCAAATAACAACGTgatatttccaaatttaaggctTTAAAGCCAACGTCAACgcacaacagcaaatctttcattctttacatTTACTTCAagggcgcttctaccagtctaTTTGCCGCAGGCTTTGTCAAAAATAAGGGATGCAAGTAAGAAGCAATgataacaaaatagtcaccatttccgaaatgtttattttcaagtgacgttttcgttgccgttgccatcgttgctgcttaagctccctcatCTCGGAAGCCTCACTCCCTTTCAATGGCTTGCCGGCCCATGCAGTCTTCTCATTTACTTTCTCGTCCACATCCATAGCTTCCCACTCCACCACATCTGCCTTCACTTCATGATCAGCGTCTTCTACTTTTTCACCTGAGACTCCCGCCTCAACATCTTCATCTACTTCTTTATTCTCCGACTCCACGATTGTCTCTCTATTTTGATCCTCGTCCTGCTTTTCCAAGATCTCCTTGACAAGCTACCGAGTTAAAAGtgtttaaaataatgaaaacattgGAAATGGCGACCCAATTTATTCGTAGATGTAGTTCCAAATATAATCCATTCTATAATACAAAAGTTCTTGTCCCTAAACCTATATATAACATCTGAAGAGCGGTATATTTCTAATAACCAAAAATGACTGTAATTGTTGTTTCAATTACAAcaaaacaacgagtaaaaaggAAATCACAACGATGCAAGAGTAATAAGGAAAAGGTGTGAACATTTTCTGACTCGAGTTAAAAAAGGTGCTTTATTTACCTTCATTACAAAATGGCACAGTAACTAGAAAATAATGTACTAGACTAAGAAATCCCTTATAAAGAACAGATTTCATGAAAAGCTATGCTTCGACTCTGTACCTAACTCCTTTCAATGTTTCTGAATTGATCACAGAGCATTTGAGAAAATGCACGCGTGTACTCACTCACCTGCCGACGGCTTCGATTACTTGAAGAAACGGACTTGCTTTTCCAAATTGTCGGAACAGATCCTCGTTTGATCCTTCTTTCAGTGCCTTTTACGTGAACTGCGCGAGTGAAACAGTCTCTTGTGAAATGCAAGGAACATACGCCAAATTGGCC is a genomic window of Acropora muricata isolate sample 2 chromosome 8, ASM3666990v1, whole genome shotgun sequence containing:
- the LOC136924627 gene encoding alpha-1,6-mannosyl-glycoprotein 4-beta-N-acetylglucosaminyltransferase-like, whose protein sequence is MWRKWNSCVMHRKVCRVCWCMLNCIALLSVIAVTFSTSRWLGYTLPIATEEPKRINGQDPSVCFDENKLSSQEINKLGKYPRVTRFLSIGISSIKRPFGQNYLPGTIQLLIGNLSEEKRKELYVVIFLADLSYAHNSAVSRNISIGFKTDIDNGLLHAIFAPQEYYPRLTNLKEKFGDSKERIFWRSKLVIDFSFLMCYCKDLSQYYLHLEDDVIPAPSFYPKLKDFIASQRKQWTVLDVALQGAIAKVYQSTDLERLATFLYLMYDELPVDWLIGKWRNIKDSANFFAPASLFQHGGDHSSLLENKVSHLFKEGYFDKYDQKYKGLNPVAVVKASMRYDDTKTKPELAYGKGLGYFWVKGIKKGDFIDIEFTSPTEVRKVFVDTGANFAVKDQLKHGILQASFQNETTKEAGHSGTCKNFQTIGYFQRGKVEVFVERNRNVNCLRILVTGDQDQWLLVREIDVWDT